A portion of the Polaribacter cellanae genome contains these proteins:
- a CDS encoding sodium:solute symporter → MQPLYIFLLIIAYFVVLITISYFTGKDDSNEVFFKAKRSSPWYLVAFGMIGASLSGVTFISVPGMVAGQQFAYMQGVFGFFFGYLVIAFILLPLYYKLNITSIYQYLEQRFGKTSYKTGAFFFLLSRVTGASFRLFLVALAMQYIVFEEIGVPFEITVIISILLIWIYTFRGGIKTIVWTDTLQTLAMLVAVGLSIYLINDKLNWSFVEFLNSDDFKVKGQIFFFDDANATTYFWKYFIGGIFIAIAMTGLDQDMMQKNLTCKNNKEAQKNMITMASLLIIVNFFFLSLGALLFIYSEKIGLEIPIVNGKTRTDLLFPEIAMNQNLGLGVAITFIIGLIAAAYSSADSALTSLTTSFSVDFLGIEERPEEEQKPLRKKVHVGVSILLILVVILFNNLEGNVVSNLFKFATFTYGPLLGLFAFGILTKHKIKDKYAWVIALLSIIVSFVITSLPENIIGVYKFHWEILPLNGLITFIGLYLIRKK, encoded by the coding sequence ATGCAACCACTTTATATTTTTTTATTAATTATTGCCTATTTCGTAGTTTTAATTACCATCTCTTATTTTACAGGAAAAGACGATTCTAACGAAGTTTTTTTTAAAGCAAAAAGAAGTTCTCCTTGGTATTTAGTCGCTTTTGGTATGATTGGCGCTTCACTTTCTGGGGTGACTTTTATTTCTGTTCCAGGAATGGTTGCTGGCCAACAATTTGCATATATGCAAGGTGTTTTTGGGTTCTTTTTCGGTTATTTAGTTATTGCTTTTATACTACTTCCTCTCTACTACAAACTAAATATTACTTCAATTTATCAATATTTAGAACAACGTTTTGGAAAAACAAGCTACAAAACAGGCGCATTTTTCTTTTTACTTTCTAGAGTTACTGGTGCTTCTTTTCGATTGTTTTTGGTGGCTTTGGCAATGCAATATATTGTTTTCGAAGAAATTGGTGTTCCTTTCGAAATTACTGTAATTATTTCTATTTTATTAATTTGGATTTATACTTTTAGAGGAGGAATTAAAACCATTGTTTGGACAGATACACTACAAACCTTAGCAATGTTAGTGGCTGTTGGCTTATCTATTTATTTAATAAACGACAAATTAAATTGGTCTTTTGTAGAGTTTTTAAATTCTGATGATTTTAAAGTAAAGGGTCAAATTTTCTTTTTTGACGATGCTAATGCCACTACATATTTTTGGAAATATTTTATTGGCGGAATTTTTATAGCCATTGCAATGACTGGTTTAGACCAAGATATGATGCAAAAAAACCTAACCTGTAAAAACAACAAAGAAGCTCAAAAAAACATGATTACAATGGCTAGTTTATTAATTATTGTAAATTTCTTCTTTTTATCTTTAGGTGCTTTATTATTTATCTATTCAGAAAAAATAGGTTTAGAAATACCTATTGTAAATGGAAAAACGAGAACAGATTTGTTGTTTCCAGAAATTGCTATGAATCAGAATTTGGGTCTGGGAGTTGCAATTACATTTATAATTGGATTAATTGCTGCTGCTTATTCTAGTGCAGACTCTGCATTAACCTCTCTTACAACTTCTTTTTCTGTAGATTTTTTAGGAATTGAAGAAAGACCAGAAGAAGAACAAAAACCCTTACGTAAAAAAGTACATGTTGGGGTTTCTATATTATTAATTTTAGTGGTTATTTTATTCAACAATTTAGAAGGAAATGTAGTAAGTAACCTATTTAAATTTGCCACTTTTACGTATGGTCCATTATTAGGATTGTTTGCTTTTGGTATTCTTACAAAACATAAAATAAAAGACAAATATGCATGGGTTATTGCTTTGCTATCGATTATCGTGAGCTTTGTAATTACATCTTTACCTGAAAATATTATTGGAGTTTATAAATTTCATTGGGAAATTTTACCTTTAAATGGGCTAATTACTTTTATTGGTTTATATTTGATTAGAAAAAAATAG
- the recR gene encoding recombination mediator RecR — translation MDFSSKLLENAVNEVSRLPGIGKRTALRLVLHLLKQPTDHTKYLSEALLHLRNDVKTCEKCHNISDTTLCDICNNPKRKPEIICVVEDIRDVMAIESTSQFNGLYHVLGGKISPIEGIGPQNLQIESLINKVEKGEVKELIFALSSTMEGDTTNFYIFKQIEKFDITTSTIARGISVGDELEYADEVTLGRSIVNRIPFEQSIRS, via the coding sequence ATGGATTTCTCATCAAAATTATTAGAAAATGCTGTAAATGAAGTTTCTCGATTACCAGGAATTGGTAAAAGAACAGCTTTGCGTTTGGTGTTACATTTACTAAAACAGCCAACAGACCATACAAAATACTTGTCGGAAGCTTTGTTACATTTAAGAAATGATGTAAAAACCTGTGAAAAATGCCATAATATTTCTGATACAACTTTATGCGATATTTGTAATAACCCAAAGAGAAAACCAGAGATTATTTGTGTGGTGGAAGATATTAGAGATGTAATGGCGATTGAAAGCACGTCTCAATTTAATGGATTGTACCATGTTTTGGGTGGAAAAATTTCTCCTATTGAAGGAATTGGACCACAGAATTTGCAAATAGAATCTCTTATTAATAAAGTTGAAAAAGGAGAAGTAAAAGAATTAATTTTTGCTTTAAGTTCTACTATGGAAGGAGATACCACTAATTTCTATATTTTTAAACAAATAGAAAAGTTCGACATTACAACCTCTACAATTGCACGTGGAATTTCTGTGGGTGATGAGCTAGAATATGCAGATGAGGTTACTTTAGGGAGATCTATTGTAAATAGAATTCCTTTTGAGCAAAGTATTAGAAGTTAA
- a CDS encoding CopD family protein, with protein MDFLYIKALHIIFVVTWFAGLFYIVRLFIYQTEAETKLEPAKSILQTQYKLMSKRLWYIITWPSAILASIFAFWMLYQNPSYLQEPWMLVKLAFVLALYFYHGFCQDIYNKLQKDIVKYSAFKLRVFNEISTIILFAIVFLVTIKSAINWIWGVIGIILFGILMMLGIKLYKRIREKKSWEKAESEILEEE; from the coding sequence ATGGATTTTTTATACATAAAAGCACTACATATTATCTTTGTGGTTACTTGGTTTGCTGGTTTATTTTACATCGTTCGCTTGTTTATTTATCAAACAGAAGCCGAAACTAAACTAGAACCTGCAAAATCTATTTTACAGACGCAGTATAAATTAATGAGCAAAAGACTTTGGTATATTATTACTTGGCCATCAGCTATTTTGGCGAGTATTTTTGCTTTTTGGATGCTGTATCAAAATCCGTCTTATTTACAAGAACCTTGGATGTTGGTAAAATTGGCTTTTGTTTTGGCTTTGTATTTTTACCATGGCTTTTGTCAGGATATCTATAATAAACTTCAAAAAGATATTGTAAAATATTCCGCTTTTAAACTAAGAGTGTTTAACGAAATCTCTACCATTATCTTATTTGCAATCGTTTTTTTAGTAACTATAAAAAGTGCCATTAATTGGATTTGGGGGGTTATTGGCATTATTCTTTTCGGAATTTTAATGATGTTAGGAATTAAACTCTACAAAAGAATTCGTGAGAAAAAATCTTGGGAAAAAGCGGAAAGTGAGATTTTAGAAGAGGAATAG
- the hemH gene encoding ferrochelatase: MKGILLNNLGSPDSTATKDVKKYLEEFLMDERVIDIPYWKRYVLIKGIILNFRPKKSAAAYQKIWWDKGSPLVVISERFTEKVKQKVAIPVELAMRYGSMSMEKGIKNLVDKGVTEIFLAPLYPHYAMSSFETVVVKAEEILAEKYSNVKLDVLPPFYNEPDYIKAMSNNIANHLKNFDYDHILFSYHGIPERHIKKSDPTNSHCKIDGSCCERNSVAHHTCYRHQCFETTKEIAKFLKLKEGTYSNAFQSRLLKDPWLKPYTDFELEKFPSVGKKKLAVITPAFVADCLETLEEIAMEGKEEFLKFGGTDYKHIPCMNDNNDWVDVMVSWINEWEKQ; this comes from the coding sequence ATGAAAGGAATATTATTAAATAATTTAGGATCACCAGATTCTACAGCAACAAAAGATGTTAAAAAATATTTAGAAGAATTTTTAATGGACGAACGCGTTATTGACATTCCTTATTGGAAGCGTTACGTTTTAATAAAGGGAATTATTTTAAATTTTCGTCCTAAAAAATCAGCAGCAGCTTACCAAAAAATTTGGTGGGATAAAGGTTCTCCATTGGTTGTAATTTCAGAAAGATTTACAGAAAAAGTAAAACAAAAAGTAGCTATTCCTGTAGAACTGGCAATGCGTTATGGTTCTATGTCGATGGAAAAAGGCATTAAAAACCTGGTTGACAAAGGTGTAACCGAAATCTTTTTAGCACCTTTATACCCTCATTATGCAATGTCTTCTTTCGAAACTGTGGTTGTTAAAGCTGAAGAAATTTTGGCGGAAAAATACTCAAATGTAAAATTAGATGTGTTACCTCCTTTTTATAATGAACCAGATTATATAAAAGCGATGAGTAATAATATTGCAAATCACTTAAAAAATTTCGATTACGACCATATTTTGTTTTCGTATCATGGAATTCCAGAACGTCATATTAAAAAATCGGATCCAACAAACAGCCATTGTAAAATAGATGGCTCTTGTTGCGAACGTAATTCTGTTGCTCACCACACTTGTTACAGGCACCAATGTTTCGAAACGACAAAAGAAATTGCAAAATTCTTAAAATTGAAAGAAGGAACGTATAGCAATGCTTTTCAATCTCGTTTGTTAAAAGATCCTTGGTTAAAACCTTATACAGATTTTGAGTTGGAGAAATTTCCTTCTGTAGGAAAAAAGAAGTTAGCGGTTATTACTCCTGCTTTTGTTGCAGATTGTTTAGAGACTTTAGAAGAAATTGCCATGGAAGGAAAAGAAGAATTCTTAAAATTTGGTGGAACAGATTACAAACATATTCCTTGTATGAATGATAATAACGATTGGGTAGATGTTATGGTTTCGTGGATTAACGAATGGGAAAAGCAGTAG
- a CDS encoding TrmH family RNA methyltransferase produces MKQLTHYDIENKQQQFPITIVCDAIRTPENIGMCFRISESFGVEKIYFHENSPSTENRIVKKTARNTINQIKYDTYVDFTKIINQLKTAGNTIIGIEITDKSINIQDFEFKNHKKIVLLLGSERNGIENIDLVDYTVAIPMFGRNSSMNVIHSLAITLYEVTNQLKSHPNLRKGKELGTIK; encoded by the coding sequence TTGAAACAATTAACACATTACGACATCGAAAACAAGCAACAACAATTTCCTATAACTATTGTTTGCGACGCGATTAGAACTCCAGAAAATATTGGTATGTGTTTTCGTATTTCAGAAAGTTTTGGAGTTGAGAAAATTTATTTTCATGAGAATTCTCCATCAACAGAAAATAGAATTGTTAAGAAAACTGCGAGAAATACTATAAATCAAATTAAGTATGATACTTATGTCGATTTTACAAAAATCATCAACCAATTAAAAACAGCAGGCAATACAATTATAGGAATAGAAATTACTGATAAAAGCATAAATATTCAAGATTTCGAATTTAAAAATCACAAAAAAATCGTTTTACTTTTGGGAAGCGAAAGAAACGGAATTGAAAATATAGATTTGGTAGATTACACTGTTGCTATACCTATGTTTGGTAGAAATTCGAGTATGAATGTAATACATAGTTTGGCAATTACGCTTTATGAAGTTACGAATCAGTTAAAATCCCATCCTAACCTTCGCAAAGGGAAGGAACTTGGAACCATAAAATAG
- a CDS encoding helix-turn-helix domain-containing protein, whose translation MFKNVEESTFEEITLDKGFYVLHFQNESKEVKSFEREINSTFIQIHFCLRGKSKFLFNDSSYSFDVLDNRSILLYNPQRTLPINLEIQPKTTLVSLLISIEKFHSLFSKESGYIPFLSDENSNKKYYDDTEIKPTVFIALQQIINSNINSSIKDLYVKGKVYELLSLHFYHEENTDTEYCPFLVDEQNVLKIRKAKEIIISRMAEPPSLQELANEIGLNLKKLKEGFKQIYGDTVYSFLFDYKMEHARRLLESNKYNVNEVGAQVGYSTASHFIAAFKKKFGTTPKKYVMSLNQ comes from the coding sequence ATGTTTAAAAATGTCGAAGAAAGTACTTTTGAAGAAATAACTCTCGATAAAGGTTTTTATGTACTTCATTTTCAGAACGAAAGCAAAGAGGTTAAAAGTTTTGAGAGAGAAATAAATAGCACTTTTATACAGATTCATTTTTGTTTAAGAGGAAAATCTAAATTCCTTTTTAACGATAGTTCATATTCTTTCGATGTTTTAGACAATCGTTCTATTTTATTATATAACCCTCAAAGAACTTTGCCAATTAACTTGGAGATTCAGCCTAAAACAACCTTAGTATCTTTATTAATTTCTATTGAAAAATTTCATTCTTTATTTTCTAAAGAATCTGGTTACATTCCTTTTTTAAGTGATGAAAATAGCAACAAAAAATATTACGACGATACTGAAATAAAACCGACCGTTTTTATTGCTTTACAACAAATAATTAATTCTAACATTAATAGTTCTATAAAAGACTTATATGTAAAAGGAAAGGTTTACGAATTACTGAGTTTACATTTTTATCATGAAGAAAACACAGATACAGAGTATTGTCCTTTTTTGGTTGACGAGCAAAACGTTTTAAAAATTAGAAAAGCGAAAGAAATTATTATTTCCAGAATGGCAGAACCACCTAGTTTGCAAGAATTGGCCAACGAAATTGGCTTAAATCTTAAAAAACTAAAAGAAGGATTTAAGCAAATTTACGGAGATACAGTGTATAGTTTTCTATTTGATTATAAAATGGAACATGCCAGAAGATTATTGGAAAGTAATAAATACAATGTAAACGAAGTGGGTGCTCAAGTGGGCTACAGCACTGCAAGTCATTTTATTGCAGCATTTAAAAAAAAGTTTGGAACGACGCCTAAGAAATATGTAATGAGCCTCAATCAGTAG
- the hemA gene encoding glutamyl-tRNA reductase, whose amino-acid sequence MKALGQEYFYNIGVSYKKADAEMRGKFSVSKENQTALLQSAKEKGISGIFIISTCNRTEIFGFANRPCLLIELLCDFSEGTTKEFNAICSINKNQEAISHLFRMGTGLESQILGDYEIVGQLRQSFKLAKSLNTTNAYIERLVNCVLQASKKVKNTTKLSSGTTSVSYAAVQYIIKNLPDYNSKNILVFGLGKMGKHTCKNLAEYTQNKSVCLINRTEEKTTEFVKEHKSIRKSVIEKLSTEVNNADVLIVSTGADKPTITKNNISINKELLILDLSMPENVAKDVTDFDGVSLVNVDELSKITHETLAVRLAEVPVAENIIETHKTDFNAWLNHRRFTPAIAVLKESLESIKNDEINFQKKKIINFDENQAEILTTRFIQKITTQFVKHLKNDETSVTESIEVIQKVFQS is encoded by the coding sequence ATGAAAGCATTAGGGCAAGAGTACTTTTACAATATTGGCGTTAGTTACAAGAAAGCAGATGCAGAAATGCGTGGAAAGTTCTCTGTGTCTAAAGAAAACCAAACAGCACTTTTACAGTCTGCAAAAGAAAAAGGTATTTCTGGAATTTTTATAATTTCTACCTGCAATAGAACCGAAATTTTTGGTTTTGCAAACAGACCTTGTTTGTTAATAGAACTATTGTGCGATTTTTCTGAAGGAACAACAAAAGAATTCAATGCAATTTGTAGTATCAATAAAAACCAAGAAGCAATTAGCCATTTGTTTAGAATGGGCACAGGTTTGGAAAGTCAAATTTTAGGCGATTACGAAATTGTTGGTCAATTAAGACAATCTTTTAAATTAGCAAAAAGTTTAAACACCACAAATGCTTACATAGAACGCTTAGTAAATTGTGTTTTACAAGCAAGTAAAAAAGTAAAGAATACCACCAAATTAAGCTCAGGAACAACCTCTGTTTCTTATGCAGCTGTTCAATATATCATAAAAAATTTACCAGATTATAATTCTAAAAATATTTTGGTTTTTGGTTTGGGTAAAATGGGGAAACATACCTGTAAAAATTTAGCAGAATATACACAAAATAAATCGGTTTGTTTAATTAATAGAACAGAAGAAAAAACAACTGAATTTGTAAAAGAACACAAGTCCATTAGAAAATCTGTAATAGAGAAATTATCAACAGAAGTAAATAACGCAGACGTTTTAATTGTATCTACAGGTGCAGATAAACCAACCATTACAAAAAATAACATTTCAATAAATAAAGAACTGTTAATTTTAGATTTATCGATGCCAGAAAACGTAGCAAAAGATGTTACTGATTTTGATGGTGTTTCTTTGGTAAACGTAGATGAACTTTCTAAAATAACGCACGAAACTTTAGCAGTTCGTTTGGCAGAAGTTCCGGTTGCAGAAAATATTATTGAAACACATAAAACAGACTTTAACGCTTGGTTAAATCATCGAAGATTTACGCCTGCGATTGCAGTTTTAAAAGAATCTTTAGAGTCTATTAAAAATGATGAAATTAATTTTCAGAAGAAAAAAATTATCAATTTTGATGAAAATCAGGCAGAGATTTTAACTACACGTTTTATTCAAAAAATAACTACACAGTTTGTAAAACATTTAAAAAACGATGAAACTTCGGTTACAGAAAGTATCGAAGTCATCCAAAAAGTTTTTCAATCTTAA
- the hemC gene encoding hydroxymethylbilane synthase, with protein sequence MQKIIRIGTRTSQLALWQAKKVRKELTELGYESVLVPIQSTGDIILDKPLYELGIIGVFTKNLDIAILNGDIDIAVHSLKDVPTALPKGIVQAAVLKRGNYNDVLVLKDTEEFFGQPNGIIATGSLRRKAMWLNRYPTHRVEDLRGNVNTRLEKLEKSETWNGAIFAAAGLERLGIKPKNVIDLSWMVSAPAQGAVMITASEKDNYVLDACEQLNHHETKVCVGIERDFLRLLEGGCTAPIGALAYVDAKTEEIHFKGVLLKKDGSKKLTVNKTARLGSHKFLAKDCADYIINRGGREIILEDIEGESPVKNKIYSTKKLSEIQKKTLPNSIGVEDSDFIKIRFNRIPTKVMKTPHENVVITSQNGVEAILNSFTKDELNFKNIFCVGRRTKKLIEKRIGKVTKVAKNGLKLAEYISKETDVKEVTYFCSDIRLDVLPTYLQAHDIIVNEVEAYKTMLSPVKIVDDVSGVLFYSPSGIESYLEENTTDKTAFCIGETTAVEARKHFKDVKVANIPDVESVLNLVNSHYLE encoded by the coding sequence ATGCAAAAAATAATAAGAATAGGAACTCGCACCAGCCAGTTAGCGCTTTGGCAGGCTAAAAAAGTACGCAAAGAACTAACAGAGTTAGGATACGAATCTGTTTTAGTTCCTATACAATCTACAGGAGATATAATTTTAGACAAACCCCTGTATGAATTAGGTATTATAGGTGTTTTTACAAAAAATTTAGACATTGCAATTTTAAATGGCGATATAGATATTGCAGTACATTCTTTAAAAGATGTACCAACAGCTTTACCAAAAGGCATTGTGCAAGCAGCAGTTTTAAAGAGAGGAAATTACAACGATGTTTTAGTTTTAAAAGATACAGAAGAGTTTTTTGGACAGCCAAATGGAATTATAGCCACAGGAAGTTTGCGGAGAAAAGCAATGTGGTTAAACAGATATCCAACACATAGAGTAGAAGATTTAAGAGGAAACGTAAATACTCGCTTAGAAAAATTAGAAAAAAGTGAAACTTGGAATGGAGCAATTTTTGCAGCAGCAGGTTTAGAAAGATTAGGTATAAAACCAAAAAATGTTATAGATTTATCTTGGATGGTTTCTGCACCAGCACAAGGCGCAGTTATGATTACTGCTTCAGAAAAAGATAATTACGTTTTAGACGCCTGTGAACAATTAAACCATCATGAAACAAAAGTATGTGTAGGTATAGAGCGTGATTTTTTAAGACTTTTAGAAGGTGGTTGTACAGCACCCATTGGAGCTTTGGCTTATGTAGATGCAAAAACCGAAGAAATACATTTTAAAGGTGTTTTGTTAAAAAAAGACGGCTCTAAAAAACTTACAGTAAACAAAACTGCAAGATTAGGAAGTCATAAGTTTTTAGCAAAAGACTGTGCAGATTATATTATCAATAGAGGAGGAAGAGAGATTATTTTAGAAGATATTGAAGGCGAATCTCCCGTGAAAAATAAAATATATTCTACGAAAAAGTTATCCGAAATTCAAAAGAAGACGTTGCCAAATTCAATAGGAGTTGAAGATAGCGATTTTATTAAAATTCGTTTTAATAGAATTCCCACAAAAGTGATGAAAACACCTCACGAAAATGTGGTTATTACGAGTCAGAATGGAGTAGAAGCGATTTTAAACTCTTTCACAAAAGACGAACTTAATTTCAAGAATATTTTTTGTGTAGGAAGAAGAACCAAAAAACTGATTGAAAAAAGAATCGGTAAAGTAACAAAAGTTGCCAAAAACGGATTAAAATTAGCAGAATATATTTCTAAAGAAACAGACGTTAAAGAAGTAACTTATTTTTGTAGCGACATAAGATTAGATGTTTTGCCAACCTATTTACAAGCGCATGATATTATTGTAAATGAAGTAGAGGCTTACAAAACAATGTTAAGTCCAGTAAAAATTGTAGATGATGTTTCTGGAGTATTATTTTATAGCCCATCTGGTATTGAAAGTTATTTAGAAGAAAACACAACAGATAAAACCGCTTTTTGTATTGGAGAAACTACAGCTGTAGAAGCAAGAAAACACTTTAAAGATGTAAAAGTTGCAAACATACCAGATGTAGAAAGTGTTTTGAATTTGGTAAATTCTCATTACTTAGAATAA
- the hemB gene encoding porphobilinogen synthase — MFRTRRLRKTEGIRRLVRETKLSVDDFVYPLFIEEGKNIETEIVSMPGIKRWSLDRISKELEEVVALKIPAVLLFGIPSNKDSAGTETWNDNGIIQQAVRFIKKNYPSLYVITDVCFCEYTSHGHCGIVHNNDVDNDATLVNIAKQVISHAKAGVDMVAPSGMMDGTIDMIRQSLDNSGFLNLPIMAYSVKYASAFYGPFRDAADSAPTFGDRRTYQMDPSNRDEGMREATFDDQEGADILMVKPALSYLDIIRDLKNNFDRPIACYNVSGEYAMVKAATEKGWIDGEKVMLESLLSMKRAGADIIITYFAKEAAKVLLKR, encoded by the coding sequence ATGTTTAGAACAAGAAGATTAAGAAAAACAGAAGGAATTAGGAGATTAGTAAGAGAAACCAAACTTTCTGTAGACGATTTTGTGTATCCACTTTTTATTGAAGAAGGTAAAAATATAGAAACAGAAATTGTTTCTATGCCAGGAATAAAACGTTGGTCTTTAGATAGAATTTCGAAAGAATTAGAAGAAGTTGTAGCATTAAAAATTCCTGCAGTTTTATTATTCGGAATCCCATCAAACAAAGATTCTGCAGGAACAGAGACTTGGAATGATAATGGAATTATACAACAAGCAGTTCGTTTTATTAAGAAGAATTATCCAAGTTTATATGTAATTACAGATGTTTGTTTTTGCGAATATACTTCTCATGGGCATTGTGGAATTGTACACAATAACGATGTGGATAATGATGCAACTCTTGTAAATATAGCAAAACAAGTAATTTCGCACGCAAAAGCAGGTGTAGATATGGTGGCACCTTCAGGAATGATGGATGGAACCATAGATATGATCCGTCAGTCTTTAGATAATTCAGGTTTTTTGAACTTACCAATTATGGCATATTCCGTAAAATATGCATCTGCATTTTATGGACCATTTAGAGACGCTGCAGATTCTGCGCCAACCTTTGGAGATAGAAGAACCTATCAAATGGATCCATCAAATAGAGATGAAGGAATGCGTGAAGCAACATTCGACGACCAAGAAGGAGCAGATATTTTAATGGTAAAACCAGCATTGTCTTATTTAGATATTATTCGCGATTTAAAAAATAATTTCGACAGACCCATTGCATGTTACAATGTAAGTGGAGAATATGCAATGGTAAAAGCAGCAACAGAAAAAGGTTGGATTGATGGTGAAAAAGTGATGCTAGAAAGTTTACTCTCTATGAAAAGAGCAGGAGCAGATATTATTATTACGTATTTTGCGAAAGAAGCAGCGAAGGTTCTGTTGAAACGTTAA